From the genome of Solea senegalensis isolate Sse05_10M linkage group LG21, IFAPA_SoseM_1, whole genome shotgun sequence:
taatttcaatactttaacCCTGAACTGTGGAAATGtccacctggatcaacaaataacattactagatacacactgtatatagactgaaaaaaacagtggTTTAGCAGTTTAGTTAAACTTTAACGTGGCTCTGCTGCAGAACATGTGTATGATTACATTGTACTTGATACCTGTGTGACCATTCCGCTGATGTCCCCGGTGTTAGAGGGCAGCAGGATGGTGTTGGACTGTTTGGCAAGGTTTGAGAACGCAGACACGTACTGCTCAGCCACACTCAGTGAAGCAGCGGCATTTCCATTCTGTATGAGGcacagggggagggggggggtttaCATAAAACATCAACGACATGAACTTTCAAATGAAGACTATGATGTtgagttttctctgttttcacctGCTCAGTCAGAGCCTCCGACAGCATACGGATGGCCTTGGCTTTGGCTTCAGCTTTGGCTATAGTGGCCTGGGCTTCacctggaagaaaaaaacacagacatacaaCCGTAAATAAGCTCTATTTACAACAGAACAACAGCTGTGTCTCTAACTATCTGTGCTACAAGACAAGCACAGATATATAACAACTAAAGTGTGGAACTTAATGAACGTACCAGATGCTTTATTGATCTGCTCTGCTTTTTCACCCTCAGACGCCAGGATCTGAGCTTGTTTACAACCCTCGGCGACATTAATGGCTGATTCCCTCGTCCCCTCGGACTCCAGCACCGTGGCTCTCTTTTTACGCTCGGCCTCTACctgcacacacaacatgaataaattaaacGATTAAAAGGCTCCCTTAAGCTTCAACTTTCTTCTTTCAAAAGTGGAAATATCACTCTCACCTGCATCTGCATGGACTCTTTGACACGAGGTGGAACGTGAATATCTTTGATTTCGTAACGGAGGCAGCGAATTCCCCAATCATCCGATGCTTGGTTGATGGAGTGGACAATGTTGGAATTGAGAGACTCCCTTTCCTTTGAAATGAAAGTGGATGTTTATATATATCCACAGCACATTTATTACTATTTCTCCTTTTCTTCACGACAGTAGTTTATGTCTTTACCCTGAACACTTTGTCCAGCGTGAGTTTGCCCAGTTCTGAACGCATGGTGGTCTGAGCCAACTGAGTGACGGCGTATTCTGGATCCTCAACGCCGTAACTGGcctgagaacaaacacacaggaaggagagagatttaaaaaaacacaatttatataACTAATATCAAAGTATAACATAGAGAAAACCTATTTGAAATTCTCCAAACATACCTTAAATGGGTCCAGGATCCTTAAGTAAAGCACTCCATCAATCTGTAGCGTTACATTATCTGGAAAGACAAGGCCGTTAATAAATCATGTTACTGAGACAGAACTGTTTTCAATTATCAGTAAAATGATGGTGTGAAGGGTCCTCACACTAATTcatgtataaaaaataattaaaagtgaattatttttggtttgtggacaaaacaagacatttgagaacataatcatttccaggtttccaacactgatcaacattttctgacattttatagccCAAACGAACTTACACATCTCCCTCTCTGTACATCTCAAAATCAGTTTTTGCTTTTAAGTCACTTCTTAAACTAACTTATTTAAAAAAGCCTTGCTATAATTGTGCATATATTACTTGTACTACATTATttaacctggtcttaatgatctttactttgtttgattgttatacatttgtgctgatgctaTTTTGGTGATAGTGTTGAAACTGTAATATAGGTCTATAGAAATAcccattattgttattattacttacCTAGAGACACAGCAGACTGCTCTGGGACGTCAATCACAATCTCTTTAAGACTTTGCACATAACGAATCCGGTCAAGCACAGGGATGAGGAAGTTTAAAccctaaataaaaaaataaacaaagtggaAGAAAAATTAGTAAACATAACACACGTTAGTACATACAACTTTCATCGCAGTAGAACTTTAACAGGAACGATGGAGGATACTGGCTCTAAGATGCGGTGAAAGCGACCCATCCTCTCCACCACCCAGGCTTCCTGCTGCGGCACAAACAGCACCACGGTGTTCATGGGTAAACTAGACGCCCATCGCTGCTGCGCTGGTGTCACCCACAGCCTGGGAGCAGTCCTCTGGCTTTgctacacaaaacacacacgatGGTTTGTTAcagaacacaacaacatcagATTTGTATGACAATTTGTTATATTTGTGAGCTATGGGATATTTgaatttccccaaggggatgaataaataaagtttgtctTATCTAACttgattattagattattaatggatttgtttttttgtgtctttttttcaataatttaaacaagttttATGATTTTGCcgcaaacaaagaaatcattcaaactgaatcggAAACTGATTCTTGGTTTGTcgacaaaacaggacattag
Proteins encoded in this window:
- the stoml2 gene encoding stomatin-like protein 2, mitochondrial: MLRSLCRAGGAILQQSQRTAPRLWVTPAQQRWASSLPMNTVVLFVPQQEAWVVERMGRFHRILEPGLNFLIPVLDRIRYVQSLKEIVIDVPEQSAVSLDNVTLQIDGVLYLRILDPFKASYGVEDPEYAVTQLAQTTMRSELGKLTLDKVFRERESLNSNIVHSINQASDDWGIRCLRYEIKDIHVPPRVKESMQMQVEAERKKRATVLESEGTRESAINVAEGCKQAQILASEGEKAEQINKASGEAQATIAKAEAKAKAIRMLSEALTEQNGNAAASLSVAEQYVSAFSNLAKQSNTILLPSNTGDISGMVTQAMTIYSTLAKTTPKVAADASEEKSEYLHNQSEPTQ